From the Anguilla anguilla isolate fAngAng1 chromosome 8, fAngAng1.pri, whole genome shotgun sequence genome, one window contains:
- the LOC118233671 gene encoding double-stranded RNA-binding protein Staufen homolog 2-like isoform X2: MAQVKVQMAAPVSASGHSPVAPSAAAPSPGPMGLQPSVNGTGPPPPAPACLSPGPGFVESAVFTKPCTNPPGSPLDYMANPKEKTPMCLVNELARFNRIQPQYKLLNERGPAHAKIFTVQLALADQTWEAEGTSIKKAQHSTAFKALTETNLPRPSPRSPKMELNSNPGSITPTVELNGLAMKRGEPAIYRPLDPKPMPNYRANYNFRGMFNQRYHYPVPKIFYVQLMVGNNEFIGEGRTRQAARHNAAMKALQVLRNKPIPEKAPQGPEEKKEAEENSDASKSEISLVYEIALKRNLPVNFEVLKENGPPHMKSFLTRVTVGEFTAEGEGNSKKLSKKRAALSVLQELKKLPFLPVVEKPKLHFKKRPKTILKAGPEYGQGMNPISRLAQIQQAKKEKEPEYTLLSERGMPRRREFIMQVKVGNEVATGTGPNKKVSKRNAAEAMLLQLGYKASTSPTQSIPEQLVDNKGWNGQKTSFPETTPNSQKGLLHLSPDVYQEMEASRSKAGPGAPVSYLPAGPFYSSTAAIARELLLNGTSPTAEALGLKGRAPALTCTSIQPSQQLDYLARVQGFQVQYSDGQNGKEHITYLTLSPVHMTFHGIGNSIEASHDQAALSALKQLSEQGLDLMDGPIKVENGSGDQYTQAELQGNHLGDRMDSTQSNSGTTTQDYKDSKVVA, from the exons ATGGCACAAGTGAAAGTGCAGATGGCCGCCCCCGTGTCGGCGTCGGGCCACTCCCCTGTGGCCCCCTCCGCGGCCGCGCCCAGCCCGGGCCCCATGGGCCTGCAGCCGTCCGTCAACGGCACGGGGCCGCCCCCTCCCGCGCCCGCCTGCCTCAGCCCGGGACCCGGCTTTGTGGAGTCCGCTGTGTTCACAAAGCCCTGCACAAACCCGCCAG GTTCACCCCTGGACTACATGGCAAACCCTAAAGAGAAGACTCCCATGTGCCTGGTCAATGAGCTGGCCCGTTTCAACAGGATCCAGCCCCAGTACAAACTCCTGAACGAACGGGGGCCAGCCCACGCCAAG ATCTTCACAGTGCAGCTGGCTCTGGCGGATCAGACCTGGGAGGCTGAGGGGACCAGCATCAAAAAGGCCCAGCACTCCACCGCCTTCAAAGCCCTGACTGAGACCAACTTACCCAGGCCCTCCCCACGCTCCCCCAAAATGGAACTCAACAGCAACCCAG GTAGCATCACCCCTACAGTGGAGCTTAATGGGCTGGCTATGAAGAGAGGGGAGCCAGCTATCTACAGGCCGCTGGACCCAAAACCCATGCCCAACTACAGGGCCAACTACAACTTCAGAGGAATGTTCAACCAGAG GTACCATTACCCCGTGCCCAAGATCTTCTACGTGCAGCTGATGGTGGGGAATAACGAGTTCATCGGCGAGGGCCGGACCCGCCAAGCCGCCAGGCACAACGCCGCCATGAAGGCCCTACAGGTCCTGCGCAACAAGCCAATCCCAGAGAAGGCCCCACAG GGCccggaggagaagaaggaggcgGAGGAGAACAGCGATGCCAGCAAGTCGGAGATCAGCCTGGTGTATGAGATCGCCCTCAAGAGGAACCTGCCCGTCAATTTTGAG GTTCTTAAGGAGAACGGTCCCCCTCACATGAAGAGCTTCCTTACGCGGGTGACCGTGGGCGAGTTCACggccgagggggaggggaacaGCAAGAAGCTGTCGAAAAAGCGGGCGGCGCTCTCCGtcctgcaggagctgaagaaACTGCCTTTCCTCCCCGTGGTGGAGAAACCCAAACTGCACTTCAAGAAACGACCCAAGACCATTCTGAAG GCGGGGCCAGAGTACGGACAGGGGATGAACCCAATCAGCCGCCTGGCGCAGATCCAGCAGGCCAAGAAGGAGAAAGAGCCCGAGTATACCCTGCTGTCTGAGAGAGGCATGCCCCGACGCAGAGAGTTCATCATGCAG GTGAAGGTGGGGAACGAGGTGGCCACCGGAACAGGACCCAATAAGAAAGTGTCGAAGAGGAATGCGGCCGAGGCCATGCTGCTCCAGCTGGGCTACAAGGCGTCCACGTCCCCCACGCAGAGCATTCCAGAACAG CTGGTGGACAACAAAGGCTGGAACGGACAAAAGACATCATTTCCTGAAACCACACCCAACA gtcaAAAGGGACTCCTCCACCTGTCTCCAGACGTCTACCAGGAGATGGAGGCCAGTCGGAGCAAggcgggccccggggccccagTGAGCTACCTGCCCGCGGGTCCCTTCTACAGCAGCACGGCGGCCATCGCCCGGGAGCTGCTGCTGAACGGGACGTCCCCCACGGCCGAGGCCCTGGGCCTGAAGGGGAGGGCCCCCGCCCTCACCTGCACCTCCATACAGCCCTCCCAGCAACTCGACTACCTGGCCCGCGTCCAGGGCTTCCAG GTGCAGTACAGTGACGGTCAGAACGGCAAAGAGCACATTACCTACCTGACCCTCTCACCTGTGCACATGACCTTCCACGGCATCGGAAACTCCATTGAAGCTAGCCATGACCAG GCTGCTCTAAGTGCCTTGAAACAGCTGTCTGAACAAGGACTGGACCTGATGGATGGACCAATCAAAGTGGAGAATGGATCGGGAGACCAATACACGCAAGCAGAACT acagGGGAACCACCTGGGTGACCGAATGGACAGTACCCAGTCAAACTCAGGCACTACCACTCAGGACTACAAAGATTCAAAGGTCGTCGCCTAG
- the ube2w gene encoding probable ubiquitin-conjugating enzyme E2 W-A isoform X2, with the protein MTSPTSSDSFARYPPKPLVDFQKRLQKELLALQNDPPPGMTLNEKSVQNTITQWIVDMEGATGTLYEGEKFQLLFKFSGRYPFDSPQVMFTGENIPVHPHVYSNGHICLSILTEDWSPALSVQSVCLSIISMLSSCKEKRRPPDNSFYVRTCNKNPKKTKWWYHDDTC; encoded by the exons ATGACCAGCCCAACGAGCAGCGATTCCTTTGCCAGGTACCCTCCCAAGCCACTGGTTGATTTTCAG AAAAGGCTACAGAAGGAACTATTGGCACTGCAGAATGATCCACCCCCTGGCATGACCTTGAATGAAAAGAGCGTACAAAATACCATAACACA GTGGATAGTGGATATGGAAGGAGCCACAGGTACTCTGTATGAAGGAGAAAAATttcagctgctttttaaattcagtggTCGGTATCCTTTCGACTCACCTCAG GTCATGTTCACGGGAGAGAATATACCTGTTCATCCTCATGTATATAGCAACGGTCACATCTGTCTGTCCATTTTAACGGAAGACTGGTCACCCGCTCTTTCGGTGCAGTCTGTTTGTCTTAGCATTATCAGCATGCTGTCGAGCTGCAAAGAAAAG CGGCGACCTCCTGATAACTCCTTTTATGTAAGAACATGTAACAAGAatccaaagaaaacaaaatggtggtaTCACG atgATACTTGCTAA
- the LOC118234503 gene encoding elongin-C, with protein MDGEEKTYGGCEGPDAMYVKLISSDGHEFIVKREHALTSGTIKAMLSGPGQFAENETNEVNFREIPSHVLSKVCMYFTYKVRYTNSSTEIPEFPIAPEIALELLMAANFLDC; from the exons atgg ATGGTGAGGAGAAGACCTACGGTGGCTGTGAAGGGCCAGATGCCATGTATGTCAAACTGATCTCCTCTGATGGCCACGAGTTCATTGTGAAGAGAGAACACGCCCTGACATCTGGCACTATCAAAGCTATGCTGAGCGGTCCAG GCCAGTTTGCTGAAAATGAAACCAATGAAGTGAATTTCCGGGAGATTCCATCTCATGTCCTGTCAAAAGTCTGCATGTACTTCACCTACAAAGTCCGCTACACCAACAGCTCAACGgaaatcccagaattccccaTCGCTCCAGAGATAGCGCTTGAACTGCTGATGGCTGCAAACTTCTTGGATtgttga
- the LOC118233671 gene encoding double-stranded RNA-binding protein Staufen homolog 2-like isoform X1 produces the protein MAQVKVQMAAPVSASGHSPVAPSAAAPSPGPMGLQPSVNGTGPPPPAPACLSPGPGFVESAVFTKPCTNPPGSPLDYMANPKEKTPMCLVNELARFNRIQPQYKLLNERGPAHAKIFTVQLALADQTWEAEGTSIKKAQHSTAFKALTETNLPRPSPRSPKMELNSNPGSITPTVELNGLAMKRGEPAIYRPLDPKPMPNYRANYNFRGMFNQRYHYPVPKIFYVQLMVGNNEFIGEGRTRQAARHNAAMKALQVLRNKPIPEKAPQGPEEKKEAEENSDASKSEISLVYEIALKRNLPVNFEVLKENGPPHMKSFLTRVTVGEFTAEGEGNSKKLSKKRAALSVLQELKKLPFLPVVEKPKLHFKKRPKTILKQAGPEYGQGMNPISRLAQIQQAKKEKEPEYTLLSERGMPRRREFIMQVKVGNEVATGTGPNKKVSKRNAAEAMLLQLGYKASTSPTQSIPEQLVDNKGWNGQKTSFPETTPNSQKGLLHLSPDVYQEMEASRSKAGPGAPVSYLPAGPFYSSTAAIARELLLNGTSPTAEALGLKGRAPALTCTSIQPSQQLDYLARVQGFQVQYSDGQNGKEHITYLTLSPVHMTFHGIGNSIEASHDQAALSALKQLSEQGLDLMDGPIKVENGSGDQYTQAELQGNHLGDRMDSTQSNSGTTTQDYKDSKVVA, from the exons ATGGCACAAGTGAAAGTGCAGATGGCCGCCCCCGTGTCGGCGTCGGGCCACTCCCCTGTGGCCCCCTCCGCGGCCGCGCCCAGCCCGGGCCCCATGGGCCTGCAGCCGTCCGTCAACGGCACGGGGCCGCCCCCTCCCGCGCCCGCCTGCCTCAGCCCGGGACCCGGCTTTGTGGAGTCCGCTGTGTTCACAAAGCCCTGCACAAACCCGCCAG GTTCACCCCTGGACTACATGGCAAACCCTAAAGAGAAGACTCCCATGTGCCTGGTCAATGAGCTGGCCCGTTTCAACAGGATCCAGCCCCAGTACAAACTCCTGAACGAACGGGGGCCAGCCCACGCCAAG ATCTTCACAGTGCAGCTGGCTCTGGCGGATCAGACCTGGGAGGCTGAGGGGACCAGCATCAAAAAGGCCCAGCACTCCACCGCCTTCAAAGCCCTGACTGAGACCAACTTACCCAGGCCCTCCCCACGCTCCCCCAAAATGGAACTCAACAGCAACCCAG GTAGCATCACCCCTACAGTGGAGCTTAATGGGCTGGCTATGAAGAGAGGGGAGCCAGCTATCTACAGGCCGCTGGACCCAAAACCCATGCCCAACTACAGGGCCAACTACAACTTCAGAGGAATGTTCAACCAGAG GTACCATTACCCCGTGCCCAAGATCTTCTACGTGCAGCTGATGGTGGGGAATAACGAGTTCATCGGCGAGGGCCGGACCCGCCAAGCCGCCAGGCACAACGCCGCCATGAAGGCCCTACAGGTCCTGCGCAACAAGCCAATCCCAGAGAAGGCCCCACAG GGCccggaggagaagaaggaggcgGAGGAGAACAGCGATGCCAGCAAGTCGGAGATCAGCCTGGTGTATGAGATCGCCCTCAAGAGGAACCTGCCCGTCAATTTTGAG GTTCTTAAGGAGAACGGTCCCCCTCACATGAAGAGCTTCCTTACGCGGGTGACCGTGGGCGAGTTCACggccgagggggaggggaacaGCAAGAAGCTGTCGAAAAAGCGGGCGGCGCTCTCCGtcctgcaggagctgaagaaACTGCCTTTCCTCCCCGTGGTGGAGAAACCCAAACTGCACTTCAAGAAACGACCCAAGACCATTCTGAAG CAGGCGGGGCCAGAGTACGGACAGGGGATGAACCCAATCAGCCGCCTGGCGCAGATCCAGCAGGCCAAGAAGGAGAAAGAGCCCGAGTATACCCTGCTGTCTGAGAGAGGCATGCCCCGACGCAGAGAGTTCATCATGCAG GTGAAGGTGGGGAACGAGGTGGCCACCGGAACAGGACCCAATAAGAAAGTGTCGAAGAGGAATGCGGCCGAGGCCATGCTGCTCCAGCTGGGCTACAAGGCGTCCACGTCCCCCACGCAGAGCATTCCAGAACAG CTGGTGGACAACAAAGGCTGGAACGGACAAAAGACATCATTTCCTGAAACCACACCCAACA gtcaAAAGGGACTCCTCCACCTGTCTCCAGACGTCTACCAGGAGATGGAGGCCAGTCGGAGCAAggcgggccccggggccccagTGAGCTACCTGCCCGCGGGTCCCTTCTACAGCAGCACGGCGGCCATCGCCCGGGAGCTGCTGCTGAACGGGACGTCCCCCACGGCCGAGGCCCTGGGCCTGAAGGGGAGGGCCCCCGCCCTCACCTGCACCTCCATACAGCCCTCCCAGCAACTCGACTACCTGGCCCGCGTCCAGGGCTTCCAG GTGCAGTACAGTGACGGTCAGAACGGCAAAGAGCACATTACCTACCTGACCCTCTCACCTGTGCACATGACCTTCCACGGCATCGGAAACTCCATTGAAGCTAGCCATGACCAG GCTGCTCTAAGTGCCTTGAAACAGCTGTCTGAACAAGGACTGGACCTGATGGATGGACCAATCAAAGTGGAGAATGGATCGGGAGACCAATACACGCAAGCAGAACT acagGGGAACCACCTGGGTGACCGAATGGACAGTACCCAGTCAAACTCAGGCACTACCACTCAGGACTACAAAGATTCAAAGGTCGTCGCCTAG
- the ube2w gene encoding probable ubiquitin-conjugating enzyme E2 W-A isoform X1 — protein MTERLGGPRDDVTFRWICVSYPGAGGTNMASMQKRLQKELLALQNDPPPGMTLNEKSVQNTITQWIVDMEGATGTLYEGEKFQLLFKFSGRYPFDSPQVMFTGENIPVHPHVYSNGHICLSILTEDWSPALSVQSVCLSIISMLSSCKEKRRPPDNSFYVRTCNKNPKKTKWWYHDDTC, from the exons ATGACTG AGCGGCTGGGCGGACCACGTGATGATGTGACGTTCCGTTGGATCTGCGTCTCCTACCCTGGTGCAGGGGGTACCAACATGGCGTCGATGCAG AAAAGGCTACAGAAGGAACTATTGGCACTGCAGAATGATCCACCCCCTGGCATGACCTTGAATGAAAAGAGCGTACAAAATACCATAACACA GTGGATAGTGGATATGGAAGGAGCCACAGGTACTCTGTATGAAGGAGAAAAATttcagctgctttttaaattcagtggTCGGTATCCTTTCGACTCACCTCAG GTCATGTTCACGGGAGAGAATATACCTGTTCATCCTCATGTATATAGCAACGGTCACATCTGTCTGTCCATTTTAACGGAAGACTGGTCACCCGCTCTTTCGGTGCAGTCTGTTTGTCTTAGCATTATCAGCATGCTGTCGAGCTGCAAAGAAAAG CGGCGACCTCCTGATAACTCCTTTTATGTAAGAACATGTAACAAGAatccaaagaaaacaaaatggtggtaTCACG atgATACTTGCTAA